In one Ralstonia pickettii genomic region, the following are encoded:
- a CDS encoding T6SS effector BTH_I2691 family protein: MAAEKVCATPCSNCDRKGLPILFTRYAVAYSAQKANMALLKQLSPAGQLQAKPAGVAIGTAVYNVRLLRAGYLYVHVDRGPLICTDDEWKGYVVHPQGYLTEFDVFVPGKTAPKIACARDSRQANNSMVWIRDAKRVKKLWYLFSPDPIDYEHFKNVISANPAAYMKSFDVAGWANGNTSQPDTTQPGLLNGQVAEFAALANPKLIDALDPLLYGLMGSTPQERGWGDYQEEVSTPKMTLDGYASGFDETTTVMRTGPTYEKAHAARLKQMAAFLQQNHGAVVACDDAMGITQELGHLQGEAQTVYTAWQARSSPGFDSSVSNEWVYQTAIGAQGLRDLVKKGAIQKASEHIDNWNKMRRPAGVFYADKATRAREEAIREAAIARNQQAERDRAAAAGDAEFKELFDSTSAATIIAAQGSEYNNVQALRENLGRDQVAWLDSASLKQAIALYSPKDTAVNQPGGGAALSLELAHCMSGTESNKAGKAWLAKVDLWDDNVLGKTLSFNNVPYRQQMKGLTQESPPAQALPNAEPTTSLADAITDKLKPFAARVSLGDKALGFMEAFPNISESAALRKFAWPLHIASLMSVKMMKTVQGLPVPQVEAKLTRYLVSLGLTTLGRTAAQYAGTLSQANRDRLRNAERGLSNAANRADAFKAAPNARAAALAGLLDVSFAIIKGTQFQTKMDVRTGTELVGNILQGIGSLADWRAKAYEETVFKGIEGRNLFATPGMQATFDELQALQLKGLRLTAFKFLLPAALISAFFDGIDAWTSGQRGNYAVMAAQIASVAGTVFTVVSTGVAVFAIGNASLLAVAAVLGLIGAVLTVVAVIAVLLLKEDDWITWLRDNPLSLKRKGKKPIHNNLGDTLQKLANAQSGI; this comes from the coding sequence ATGGCCGCTGAAAAAGTCTGTGCAACGCCGTGCAGCAACTGCGATCGCAAGGGGCTGCCTATCTTGTTCACGCGATACGCAGTTGCTTACAGCGCTCAGAAGGCAAACATGGCGTTGCTCAAGCAACTGAGTCCCGCTGGGCAACTACAGGCCAAACCTGCTGGTGTTGCGATCGGAACGGCGGTTTATAACGTACGCTTGCTCCGTGCGGGCTATCTGTACGTTCACGTTGACCGAGGCCCTCTCATCTGCACCGACGATGAATGGAAGGGCTATGTGGTGCATCCACAAGGGTATCTGACCGAGTTCGATGTGTTTGTGCCCGGGAAAACGGCACCGAAGATCGCTTGTGCGCGCGACTCCAGGCAAGCGAACAACAGCATGGTGTGGATCCGAGATGCGAAGCGAGTGAAGAAGCTCTGGTATCTGTTTAGCCCAGATCCGATTGACTATGAGCATTTCAAAAACGTGATTTCTGCCAATCCTGCCGCGTACATGAAATCGTTCGATGTGGCAGGCTGGGCAAACGGCAACACGAGTCAGCCCGACACGACGCAACCAGGACTGCTCAATGGGCAAGTGGCCGAGTTTGCTGCGTTGGCGAACCCCAAGTTAATAGATGCGCTTGATCCTTTGCTGTATGGCTTGATGGGCAGTACGCCGCAGGAACGCGGCTGGGGCGATTACCAGGAGGAGGTTTCGACTCCGAAGATGACGCTGGACGGTTACGCTTCAGGTTTTGATGAAACAACTACGGTTATGCGGACTGGCCCGACTTATGAGAAGGCCCATGCAGCCCGTCTGAAGCAAATGGCTGCGTTCTTGCAGCAGAACCACGGTGCGGTAGTTGCGTGTGATGATGCGATGGGTATCACACAGGAGTTGGGCCACTTGCAAGGCGAGGCGCAGACCGTCTACACAGCATGGCAGGCGAGAAGCTCTCCAGGGTTTGATAGCAGTGTCAGCAATGAATGGGTGTACCAAACGGCCATAGGTGCACAAGGCTTGCGTGATCTTGTAAAGAAAGGAGCGATCCAAAAAGCTAGCGAGCATATTGATAATTGGAACAAGATGCGGCGCCCCGCAGGGGTGTTCTATGCAGACAAGGCGACACGCGCTAGGGAGGAGGCCATTCGCGAAGCGGCGATTGCCCGCAACCAGCAAGCCGAGCGAGATCGGGCAGCCGCAGCGGGCGATGCAGAGTTCAAAGAGTTGTTTGATTCGACTTCCGCTGCAACGATTATTGCGGCCCAAGGCAGTGAGTACAACAACGTGCAGGCGTTGCGCGAGAACCTGGGGCGCGACCAGGTTGCCTGGCTCGACTCGGCGTCGCTCAAGCAAGCGATTGCGCTATATAGCCCGAAAGACACGGCAGTCAACCAGCCGGGGGGCGGCGCGGCTCTGAGTTTGGAGTTAGCGCACTGCATGAGCGGAACGGAGTCCAACAAGGCGGGCAAGGCCTGGCTCGCGAAAGTAGATCTATGGGATGACAACGTGCTCGGCAAGACGCTGTCTTTCAATAATGTGCCTTATCGCCAGCAGATGAAGGGGCTGACGCAGGAATCGCCTCCTGCACAGGCTCTGCCAAATGCTGAACCAACGACAAGTCTTGCTGACGCTATCACGGACAAGTTGAAGCCATTTGCCGCCCGAGTTTCGCTGGGGGACAAGGCGCTGGGCTTTATGGAAGCTTTTCCGAATATCAGCGAGAGCGCCGCGCTGCGCAAGTTTGCTTGGCCGCTGCATATCGCGTCGCTCATGAGTGTGAAGATGATGAAGACTGTTCAAGGTCTTCCAGTCCCGCAGGTCGAGGCTAAGCTGACCAGGTATCTCGTATCGCTTGGTCTAACTACACTCGGCCGAACAGCGGCCCAGTACGCCGGGACGCTGTCTCAAGCAAACCGAGACCGACTGCGAAACGCCGAACGAGGCCTTTCCAATGCAGCAAACCGGGCTGATGCCTTCAAAGCGGCTCCGAATGCGCGCGCTGCCGCGCTGGCGGGTTTGTTGGATGTGAGTTTTGCGATCATCAAGGGCACCCAATTCCAGACGAAAATGGATGTCCGAACCGGGACGGAGTTGGTCGGCAATATTCTGCAAGGTATCGGAAGCTTGGCGGATTGGAGGGCTAAGGCTTATGAGGAGACCGTATTCAAGGGAATTGAAGGTCGCAACCTGTTCGCAACGCCTGGCATGCAGGCGACATTCGATGAGTTGCAAGCCCTTCAACTCAAGGGACTAAGGCTGACGGCGTTCAAATTCCTGCTGCCCGCTGCGCTCATCTCGGCATTTTTTGATGGGATTGATGCTTGGACGTCGGGGCAACGAGGAAACTATGCAGTGATGGCGGCTCAGATCGCAAGCGTGGCTGGTACGGTTTTCACCGTTGTAAGCACTGGCGTTGCCGTTTTTGCAATAGGAAACGCCTCGTTGCTGGCGGTAGCTGCTGTACTGGGTCTGATCGGCGCGGTTCTTACTGTCGTGGCGGTCATTGCAGTTCTGCTTCTCAAAGAGGACGACTGGATTACTTGGCTGCGCGACAACCCACTGAGCTTGAAGCGGAAGGGAAAAAAGCCAATACACAACAATCTAGGCGACACGCTTCAGAAGTTGGCGAACGCGCAGTCTGGAATTTAG
- a CDS encoding DUF4123 domain-containing protein, translating into MNGLTQDMTNRMLADLADVMLNATAAEKEVPAHDYLARCRELAAGYRMLQQQASHDRPLRAYLLLDAWEGNPLAADLSEQWPETISEREAVPDSFYAGREDEAPCLVPFPDHLLLDADSDNLPQARVRDALARWLEEASKEAGQRLARQYFCAVLFSPESATRLAQHLAQLGLQYVPRSHTARLFRYQDPRVMQRVWPRLSTEQQNVWLGQTQAWWSLTQPWGPMPDLSAREDSASPAPTWFKAQRNVSSDTQTVVPPLNRLMNADQWQTAHSSPIGNRIWARLARRGVSAQKQPDAASMTRLLSKGQELGLVDSNLQDFIWCSWRPILQSARDSAAGLPIDWDSPWWRDVLARVLQALRNDPEAGFASLFEDYEQFA; encoded by the coding sequence GTGAACGGCTTGACCCAGGACATGACGAATCGCATGTTGGCCGATTTAGCAGATGTGATGTTGAACGCCACCGCAGCAGAGAAAGAGGTTCCGGCTCACGATTACCTGGCTCGGTGCAGGGAGTTGGCGGCCGGCTATCGCATGCTGCAACAACAGGCCTCTCACGACCGTCCATTGCGCGCGTATTTGCTGCTTGACGCTTGGGAAGGTAATCCCCTTGCAGCCGATTTATCCGAACAGTGGCCCGAGACGATCAGCGAGAGGGAAGCCGTTCCCGATAGCTTTTACGCGGGCCGAGAGGACGAGGCGCCTTGCCTTGTGCCGTTCCCCGACCACTTGTTGCTCGATGCAGATTCCGACAATCTGCCCCAGGCGCGCGTGCGAGACGCGCTGGCTCGTTGGCTTGAGGAGGCTAGCAAGGAGGCGGGTCAACGATTGGCGAGGCAGTACTTCTGCGCTGTCCTGTTTAGTCCAGAGTCGGCTACGCGGCTTGCCCAGCATCTTGCTCAGCTGGGATTGCAATACGTACCGCGAAGTCACACGGCAAGACTGTTTCGCTATCAGGATCCGCGTGTCATGCAACGTGTCTGGCCGAGGCTGTCGACAGAGCAGCAGAACGTGTGGCTGGGACAAACGCAGGCGTGGTGGTCATTGACGCAACCATGGGGCCCCATGCCAGATTTGTCTGCAAGAGAAGATAGCGCCTCTCCCGCGCCGACCTGGTTCAAAGCGCAGAGAAACGTTTCGTCTGATACGCAAACCGTCGTGCCCCCGCTTAACCGTCTGATGAACGCGGACCAGTGGCAGACAGCCCATTCGTCGCCGATTGGGAATCGCATATGGGCAAGGTTGGCACGGCGAGGGGTCTCGGCTCAAAAACAGCCGGACGCGGCAAGCATGACCCGGTTGTTAAGCAAGGGACAGGAGCTGGGGTTGGTGGACTCCAATCTGCAGGACTTCATCTGGTGCAGCTGGCGACCGATTCTGCAAAGCGCACGCGACAGCGCGGCCGGCTTACCGATTGATTGGGACAGCCCATGGTGGCGCGACGTGCTTGCACGTGTTTTGCAAGCGCTGCGTAACGATCCCGAAGCAGGCTTTGCCAGCCTGTTTGAAGACTACGAGCAATTTGCATGA
- a CDS encoding type VI secretion system Vgr family protein, which produces MVSPTELANLLRASFSQADRLLRLETPLGPNALLPEKVNVAEHIDAGGFRVELTALSDNADIDSAKLLGQPVRLDLLTQQSRSALRPFHGHVTRFEQVGANGGLVRYRLVIEPWLAFLRHRQDSFLFQDMSVIEVIDSLFGDYQGQGRLVPAWRWALRDSAVYTRRSVITQYDESDFDFVTRLLAEEGLFYFFEHEAKDGDALGVHRMVIADSNDVFADNAQASIRFGRADATATEDVIDRWQGARRWQTNAVSIASWDYRANAKRTAQLGAQQQSNDGPQLTLQDTDYPGQYWFEDNNQAQRVARLMMEALELRDKQFDGEGTARTLATGTRFQLLDHFDHDDGEQRFAVLAVTHQARNNFNDRFGQVLTETLGALRGGDVLVAGSNRGAGDDAPFYRNHFTVVRDNVPVRPQQSDEQGRALHPRPTVNGSQTALVVGAEGPVHTDRDHRIKVQFHWQRGARSASRQSHPAGDDNARASAGLGAWVRVTAPVAGPNWGGVALPRVGQEVLVEFLQGDIDRPVVVGAAYNGSGQTDAQYNQNQAGAAGATGNAPAWFAGDSKSQGAYAHNAVLSGIKTQALAGSQSGSSGYNQLVFDDSEGQGRTQLSTTQAASGLVLGHHKEQIDSARQADLGHGAALATDDSGAVRAGAGLLLTAHSASTSASLQDSEAAASQIEAASDLAESLADAAQKQKAGLADERAAKELPALKQLRHTTEVLRHAESAGEGAQAVAYSEPHLQVSAPKGIVTTTPADAVLVAGTQATLIAKQDANVAAGGNLSVAVAEGLSLYAHGKSLGQAGDATPGIAMHAASGKVGLSSLKGETHLVAEKAVTVASTQGNVTAEAKQHVLVNAAGAQIKVTNGTIELHAPGMVTFKGAGHRFVGPGGAGGDNSLAQGKLKGCSVQEDSAAASGAGSVSR; this is translated from the coding sequence ATGGTCTCTCCGACCGAGTTGGCAAACCTGCTACGTGCGTCGTTCTCCCAGGCCGACCGGCTGCTGCGCCTGGAAACGCCGCTGGGGCCGAACGCGCTTCTGCCTGAAAAGGTGAACGTTGCTGAGCACATCGACGCAGGCGGCTTCCGAGTGGAACTGACGGCGCTGTCCGACAACGCGGACATCGATTCGGCCAAGCTGCTCGGCCAGCCCGTGCGGCTTGACTTGCTGACCCAGCAGAGCCGAAGCGCACTGCGGCCGTTCCATGGCCACGTGACGCGCTTCGAGCAGGTGGGGGCCAACGGTGGCCTGGTGCGCTATCGGCTGGTGATCGAACCGTGGCTCGCCTTCCTGCGCCATCGGCAAGACAGCTTCCTGTTCCAGGACATGTCGGTCATCGAGGTGATCGACAGCCTGTTTGGCGACTACCAGGGCCAAGGCCGCCTCGTGCCCGCCTGGCGCTGGGCCCTGCGCGACAGCGCGGTCTACACGCGCCGCAGCGTCATCACGCAATACGACGAAAGCGACTTCGATTTCGTCACGCGGCTGCTGGCCGAAGAAGGGCTGTTCTATTTCTTCGAGCACGAAGCCAAAGACGGCGATGCACTGGGCGTGCACCGCATGGTCATTGCAGATTCGAATGACGTTTTTGCCGACAACGCACAGGCGAGCATCCGCTTTGGCCGCGCAGATGCCACCGCCACCGAAGACGTGATCGACCGCTGGCAAGGCGCCCGCCGTTGGCAGACCAATGCCGTATCGATTGCCAGTTGGGACTACCGCGCCAACGCCAAGCGCACTGCTCAGCTCGGTGCGCAGCAGCAAAGCAACGACGGCCCGCAGCTCACGCTACAAGACACCGATTACCCCGGTCAGTACTGGTTTGAAGACAACAACCAGGCACAGCGCGTCGCGCGGCTGATGATGGAAGCGCTGGAGCTGCGCGACAAGCAGTTCGACGGCGAAGGTACGGCCCGCACATTGGCGACCGGCACGCGCTTCCAGTTGCTCGATCACTTCGATCATGACGATGGCGAGCAGCGCTTCGCTGTGCTGGCCGTCACCCACCAGGCGCGCAACAACTTTAACGACCGCTTCGGCCAGGTGCTGACCGAAACACTGGGCGCGCTGCGCGGCGGCGATGTGCTGGTCGCAGGCAGCAACCGCGGCGCAGGCGACGACGCGCCGTTCTATCGGAACCACTTCACTGTCGTGCGCGACAACGTGCCCGTGCGCCCGCAGCAGAGCGACGAGCAAGGCCGCGCGCTGCATCCACGCCCGACCGTCAACGGCAGCCAGACCGCGTTGGTGGTGGGTGCGGAAGGGCCCGTGCACACCGATCGGGACCATCGGATCAAAGTGCAGTTTCATTGGCAACGCGGCGCTCGGTCGGCCAGCCGCCAATCGCATCCGGCCGGCGACGACAACGCGCGCGCCAGCGCAGGTCTTGGCGCATGGGTGCGCGTGACGGCGCCCGTGGCCGGCCCGAACTGGGGCGGCGTGGCACTGCCGCGCGTCGGCCAGGAGGTGCTGGTCGAATTCCTGCAAGGCGACATCGATCGGCCCGTTGTGGTAGGCGCCGCCTACAACGGCAGCGGCCAGACCGACGCGCAATACAACCAGAACCAGGCTGGCGCAGCCGGCGCCACCGGCAACGCGCCGGCGTGGTTTGCCGGCGACAGCAAGAGCCAGGGTGCCTATGCCCACAACGCCGTGCTGTCCGGCATCAAGACGCAGGCGCTGGCCGGCAGCCAGTCGGGCTCGTCGGGTTACAACCAGTTAGTCTTTGACGATTCCGAAGGGCAGGGCCGCACGCAGCTCAGCACCACGCAGGCGGCAAGCGGCCTCGTGCTCGGCCATCACAAGGAACAGATCGATAGCGCGCGGCAGGCCGATCTAGGCCACGGAGCAGCGCTCGCGACCGACGACAGCGGCGCCGTGCGCGCCGGTGCCGGCCTGCTGCTCACCGCGCACAGCGCGAGCACCAGCGCCTCGCTGCAGGACAGCGAAGCTGCCGCCAGCCAGATCGAAGCCGCGAGCGACCTCGCCGAATCCCTCGCCGACGCAGCGCAGAAGCAGAAAGCCGGCCTGGCCGACGAACGCGCCGCCAAGGAACTCCCCGCGCTCAAGCAACTGCGCCACACCACCGAAGTGCTGCGCCACGCCGAAAGCGCAGGTGAAGGCGCGCAGGCCGTTGCCTACAGCGAACCGCATCTGCAAGTCTCGGCGCCCAAGGGCATCGTCACCACAACACCGGCCGATGCAGTGCTGGTCGCGGGCACGCAGGCCACGTTGATCGCCAAGCAAGACGCCAACGTCGCCGCGGGCGGCAATCTCTCAGTGGCGGTGGCGGAGGGGCTAAGCCTCTATGCGCACGGCAAATCGCTCGGGCAGGCCGGGGATGCGACACCGGGCATCGCCATGCATGCCGCAAGCGGCAAGGTCGGACTTTCGAGCCTGAAGGGCGAGACCCATCTGGTGGCCGAGAAGGCCGTGACGGTCGCCTCCACGCAGGGCAATGTCACTGCTGAGGCGAAGCAGCACGTGCTCGTCAATGCGGCCGGGGCGCAGATCAAGGTGACGAATGGAACGATTGAGTTGCATGCGCCTGGGATGGTGACGTTTAAGGGGGCGGGGCATCGGTTTGTGGGGCCGGGCGGGGCGGGCGGAGATAACAGCCTGGCGCAGGGCAAATTGAAGGGATGCAGTGTCCAGGAAGATAGCGCTGCCGCGAGCGGCGCGGGCTCGGTGTCGCGGTGA
- the tssH gene encoding type VI secretion system ATPase TssH yields the protein MAIPLKTLIAKLNATSRQAAERAASLCMARGNYEVDLEHLFLALLENRRSDFAVAARASGIDLVALQRDLEAEIGRFQTGNTRTPAFSPYLPKLFEHGWLIASLDSQITRIRSGHLLLALLTEPSLSALAQRGSRLFGQIEADRLKHDFDRLTAGSDEQEQAVDIADDGADASQGEGSKPAAALTSTPALDQFTVDLTQSARDGRIDPVIGRDAEIRQVIDILMRRRQNNPILTGEAGVGKTAVVEGLALRVAANDVPPPLQGVTLRTLDMGLLQAGASVKGEFENRLKNVIDEVKKSPKPIILFIDEAHTIIGAGGQAGQNDAANLLKPALARGELRTIAATTWSEYKKYFEKDAALARRFQVVKVEEPSEPLAAAMLRGMAGLMERHFGVRVLDEAITEAVRLSHRYISGRQLPDKAVSVLDTACAKVALGQSATPGAIEDDQKALERLQGEINALEREQSAGAEHDARLKALNEQHTELEQRVAQNTERLAQERALVGRIQALRETREIGSAQAGEEDALPVAANSDVVSIPKRKRVADKTDEQDELAKLLAELRALQGESPMVPLQVDGHVVSEIVSAWTGIPLGRMVKDELRTVLNLKPLLAARVIGQDHALDAIAQRVRTATANLEDPNKPRGVFLFAGPSGVGKTETALALADILYGGERKLITINMSEYQEAHSVSGLKGSPPGYVGYGEGGVLTEAVRRNPYSVVLLDEVEKAHPDVLEMFFQVFDKGEMDDAEGRPIDFRNTIIILTSNVGSQAIMQACLNKPAEELPDTDALAELLRPTLYKAFKPAFLGRMKVVPYYPISDDVLAEIITLKLGRIRDRVAINHKATFQWDNALVESVLARCTEVDAGARAVDHILNGTLLPQIAESVLTRMAEGGSVEKIKVGVGKNGEFKYRIN from the coding sequence ATGGCCATCCCACTCAAAACCCTGATCGCCAAGCTGAATGCGACGAGCCGGCAAGCCGCCGAGCGCGCCGCTTCGCTGTGCATGGCGCGCGGCAACTACGAGGTCGATCTCGAGCACCTGTTCCTCGCGTTGTTGGAGAATCGCCGCAGCGACTTTGCCGTGGCCGCCCGCGCCAGCGGCATCGACCTGGTCGCGCTGCAACGTGACCTGGAAGCCGAGATCGGCCGCTTCCAGACCGGCAATACGCGCACGCCGGCGTTCTCGCCGTATCTACCGAAACTGTTCGAGCATGGCTGGCTGATCGCCTCGCTCGATTCTCAAATCACGCGCATCCGCTCGGGCCATCTGCTGCTGGCGCTGCTGACCGAGCCCAGCCTGTCGGCGCTTGCGCAACGGGGCTCGCGCCTGTTCGGGCAGATTGAAGCCGATCGCTTGAAGCACGACTTCGATCGGCTGACCGCCGGTTCGGACGAACAAGAGCAGGCGGTCGACATTGCCGACGACGGAGCAGACGCTTCGCAAGGCGAAGGCAGCAAGCCCGCCGCGGCGCTGACGTCCACACCCGCGCTGGACCAGTTCACCGTGGACCTGACCCAGTCCGCACGCGATGGCCGCATCGACCCCGTGATCGGCCGCGATGCCGAGATCCGCCAGGTGATCGACATCCTGATGCGTCGTCGCCAGAACAACCCGATCCTCACCGGCGAAGCCGGCGTGGGCAAGACCGCCGTGGTCGAAGGCCTGGCCCTGCGCGTTGCCGCCAACGATGTGCCGCCGCCGCTGCAAGGCGTGACGCTGCGCACGCTCGACATGGGGCTCCTGCAGGCAGGCGCCAGCGTCAAGGGCGAATTTGAGAACCGCCTGAAGAACGTGATCGACGAGGTGAAGAAGAGCCCGAAGCCGATCATCCTGTTCATCGACGAGGCGCATACCATCATTGGCGCAGGCGGGCAGGCCGGGCAGAACGATGCGGCGAACCTGCTCAAGCCCGCACTTGCACGCGGCGAGTTGCGCACGATTGCGGCCACCACGTGGAGCGAATACAAGAAGTACTTCGAAAAAGATGCCGCACTGGCGCGCCGCTTCCAGGTCGTGAAGGTGGAAGAGCCGAGCGAACCGCTGGCGGCTGCCATGCTGCGCGGCATGGCCGGGCTGATGGAGCGCCACTTTGGTGTGCGCGTGCTGGACGAGGCGATAACCGAGGCCGTGCGCTTGTCGCATCGCTATATCAGCGGCCGCCAGCTGCCGGACAAGGCCGTCAGCGTGCTGGATACGGCGTGCGCCAAGGTGGCGCTGGGCCAGAGCGCCACGCCCGGCGCCATTGAAGACGACCAAAAAGCGCTCGAACGTCTGCAGGGCGAAATCAATGCGCTGGAGCGCGAGCAAAGCGCCGGTGCCGAGCACGACGCGCGCCTGAAGGCGCTGAACGAGCAGCACACGGAGCTGGAACAGCGCGTCGCGCAGAACACCGAACGTCTGGCGCAAGAGCGCGCGCTGGTCGGCCGCATTCAGGCGCTGCGCGAGACGCGCGAAATCGGTAGCGCCCAAGCCGGCGAGGAAGACGCTCTTCCCGTGGCCGCCAACAGCGACGTCGTCTCGATACCCAAGCGCAAACGCGTCGCCGACAAAACGGACGAACAGGACGAACTGGCCAAGCTGCTCGCCGAGCTGCGCGCGCTGCAGGGCGAATCGCCCATGGTGCCGCTGCAGGTGGATGGCCATGTCGTGTCGGAAATCGTGTCGGCCTGGACGGGCATTCCGCTGGGCCGCATGGTCAAGGACGAACTGCGCACGGTGCTGAACCTCAAGCCGCTGCTGGCCGCCCGCGTGATCGGGCAGGACCACGCGCTGGATGCCATCGCGCAGCGCGTGCGTACCGCCACCGCCAACCTGGAAGACCCGAACAAGCCGCGCGGCGTGTTCCTGTTTGCTGGCCCCTCGGGCGTTGGTAAGACGGAAACAGCGCTGGCACTGGCCGACATTCTCTACGGCGGTGAACGCAAGCTCATCACCATCAACATGAGCGAGTACCAGGAGGCGCACAGCGTGTCGGGCCTCAAGGGCTCGCCGCCGGGTTATGTCGGTTATGGCGAAGGCGGTGTGCTGACCGAAGCCGTGCGTCGCAACCCGTACAGCGTCGTGCTGCTCGATGAAGTCGAAAAGGCCCACCCGGACGTGCTGGAGATGTTCTTCCAGGTCTTCGACAAGGGCGAGATGGATGACGCTGAAGGCCGCCCGATCGACTTCCGCAACACCATCATCATCCTCACGTCGAACGTCGGCTCGCAGGCCATCATGCAGGCGTGCCTGAACAAGCCTGCTGAAGAGTTGCCCGACACCGATGCGCTGGCAGAGCTGCTGCGCCCGACGCTCTACAAGGCGTTCAAGCCCGCATTCCTGGGGCGCATGAAGGTGGTGCCGTATTACCCGATTTCCGACGATGTGCTGGCCGAGATCATCACGCTCAAGCTGGGCCGCATCCGCGATCGCGTGGCCATCAACCACAAGGCGACGTTCCAGTGGGACAACGCGCTCGTTGAATCGGTGCTCGCACGCTGCACGGAAGTCGATGCCGGCGCCCGCGCGGTCGACCACATCCTGAACGGCACGCTGCTGCCGCAGATTGCCGAATCGGTGCTGACGCGCATGGCCGAAGGCGGCAGCGTCGAGAAGATCAAGGTCGGCGTCGGCAAGAACGGCGAGTTCAAGTACCGCATCAACTAA